Proteins encoded by one window of Enterobacter pseudoroggenkampii:
- the aegA gene encoding formate-dependent uric acid utilization protein AegA, translating to MNRFIMANSQQCIGCRACEVACVMAHNDEQHVLSERHFHPRITVLRSGEKSSPVTCHHCENAPCAQSCPNGAISKCDDSVQVNQQKCIGCKACVVACPFGTMEIIVTPLDNGSVKASANKCDLCLTRPHGPACIENCPADVLSLATPAVLDHLAKSRRQRTACLEARPWHAEAVGEDAPRTKLQQMQGTAPRGEPDKLAAAERVSHFNEIYLPFRDGQAAREASRCLKCGEHSICEWTCPLHNHIPQWIERLNAGDIAGAVELSHQTNCLPEITGRVCPQDRLCEGACAIREEAGSVTIGNIERYISDRALAMGWRPDMSAVTPTDKRVAIVGAGPAGLACADVLARRGVSVTVYDRHPEIGGLLTFGIPAFKLDKSLLARRREIFTAMGIRFELNCEVGQDVSMSQLKHDYDALFIGVGTYRSMKAGIPHEDAPGVYDALPFLVGNTRHVMGLEATASEPFIDTHGLNVVVLGGGDTAMDCVRTALRHGAAKVTCAYRRDEANMPGSKKEVKNAREEGAAFEFNVQPVELTLDPNGRVNGIRMLRTELGEPDAQGRRRPVPVAGSEFVMAADAVIMAFGFNPHAMPWLQAQGVETDDWGRIVASVESRYRYQTTNPQIFAGGDAVRGADLVVTAMAEGRHAAQGILDWLGVNAPKHH from the coding sequence ATGAATCGTTTTATTATGGCTAACAGCCAGCAGTGCATCGGGTGTCGCGCCTGCGAAGTGGCCTGCGTGATGGCGCACAACGATGAGCAGCATGTCCTGAGCGAGCGCCATTTTCATCCCCGTATTACGGTCCTGAGATCCGGTGAGAAGAGCAGCCCCGTGACCTGTCATCATTGTGAAAATGCACCCTGCGCGCAAAGCTGCCCGAACGGTGCCATCAGCAAATGCGATGACAGCGTACAGGTGAATCAACAAAAATGCATCGGCTGTAAGGCCTGCGTGGTGGCCTGCCCGTTTGGCACGATGGAGATTATCGTCACCCCGCTCGACAACGGCAGCGTGAAGGCCTCGGCGAATAAATGCGATCTCTGTCTGACGCGGCCACACGGCCCGGCCTGTATCGAAAATTGCCCGGCAGATGTCCTCTCACTGGCGACGCCTGCTGTCCTTGATCATCTGGCGAAATCGCGCCGACAGCGCACGGCCTGCCTGGAGGCGCGGCCCTGGCATGCGGAGGCCGTCGGAGAAGATGCTCCGCGCACCAAACTGCAGCAGATGCAGGGGACGGCGCCACGCGGCGAGCCCGATAAACTGGCTGCCGCAGAGCGCGTAAGCCATTTTAACGAAATTTACCTGCCGTTCCGGGACGGGCAGGCCGCCCGCGAGGCGTCGCGCTGCCTGAAATGCGGAGAGCACAGCATTTGCGAATGGACCTGCCCGCTGCATAACCACATCCCACAGTGGATTGAGCGCCTCAACGCGGGGGATATCGCCGGCGCGGTCGAGCTTTCTCATCAGACCAACTGTTTACCTGAAATTACCGGCCGCGTCTGCCCGCAGGACCGATTATGCGAAGGGGCCTGCGCAATACGTGAAGAGGCGGGATCCGTGACCATCGGTAACATCGAGCGCTATATCTCCGATCGGGCGCTGGCGATGGGCTGGCGGCCGGATATGTCCGCCGTCACGCCGACAGATAAACGTGTCGCGATTGTCGGCGCGGGGCCTGCCGGGCTGGCGTGCGCCGACGTGCTGGCGCGTCGCGGCGTGAGCGTGACGGTCTATGACCGGCATCCGGAAATCGGTGGATTGCTGACCTTTGGCATCCCGGCATTCAAGCTGGACAAATCGCTGCTCGCGCGGCGCAGAGAGATATTTACTGCGATGGGGATCCGCTTCGAGCTGAACTGCGAGGTGGGCCAGGACGTGTCGATGTCGCAGTTAAAGCACGATTACGACGCCCTGTTTATTGGCGTGGGAACCTATCGTTCGATGAAGGCGGGTATCCCGCATGAAGACGCGCCAGGGGTCTATGACGCGCTGCCTTTCCTGGTGGGCAACACGCGGCATGTTATGGGGCTGGAGGCGACGGCCAGCGAACCGTTCATCGACACCCATGGCTTAAACGTGGTGGTGCTTGGCGGGGGCGATACCGCCATGGACTGCGTCCGCACCGCGTTACGCCACGGTGCGGCGAAGGTGACCTGCGCCTATCGTCGGGATGAGGCCAACATGCCGGGCTCGAAGAAAGAGGTGAAGAACGCCAGAGAAGAGGGCGCGGCGTTTGAATTTAACGTCCAGCCGGTTGAGCTGACGCTGGATCCGAACGGTAGAGTCAACGGTATCCGGATGCTGCGTACCGAACTCGGAGAGCCGGATGCGCAGGGACGGCGGCGACCGGTTCCCGTGGCGGGCAGTGAGTTCGTGATGGCCGCGGATGCAGTCATCATGGCGTTTGGTTTTAACCCGCACGCGATGCCGTGGCTGCAGGCGCAGGGTGTCGAAACGGATGACTGGGGGCGGATCGTAGCCTCCGTCGAGAGCCGTTACCGTTACCAGACGACTAACCCGCAGATCTTCGCCGGGGGCGATGCGGTACGCGGCGCGGATCTGGTGGTGACCGCCATGGCGGAAGGGCGTCATGCGGCGCAAGGGATACTCGACTGGCTTGGGGTTAACGCGCCAAAACATCATTAA
- the acrD gene encoding multidrug efflux RND transporter permease AcrD produces the protein MANFFIDRPIFAWVLAILLCLTGVLAITSLPVEQYPDLAPPNVRVTANYPGASAQTLENTVTQVIEQNMTGLDNLMYMSSQSSATGQATVTLSFKAGTDPDEAVQQVQNQLQSAMRKLPQAVQNQGVTVRKTGDTNILTIAFVSTDGSMDKQDIADYVASNIQDPISRINGVGDIDAYGSQYSMRIWLDPNKLNSYQMTATDVTDAIKAQNAQIAVGQLGGTPSVDKQALNATINSQSLLQTPDQFRNITLRVNQDGSEVRLGDVATVEMGAEKYDYLSRFNGNQASGLGIKLASGANEMATAKLVLDRLDELSQYFPHGLEYKVAYETTSFVKASIEDVVKTLLEAIALVFLVMYLFLQNFRATLIPTIAVPVVLLGTFAVLYAFGYSINTLTMFAMVLAIGLLVDDAIVVVENVERIMSEEGLTPRQATRKSMGQIQGALVGIAMVLSAVFIPMAFFGGTTGAIYRQFSITIVSAMVLSVLVALILTPALCATILKPLHKGEHHGQKGFFGWFNRMFNRNAARYESAVGRVLHRSLRWMMIYVVLLGGMVWLFLHLPTSFLPMEDRGMFTTSVQLPSGATQQQTLKVVQKVEQYFFTKEKDNVVSVFSTVGSGPGGNGQNVARMFVRLKDWDERDTRTGTSFAIIERATKAFAHIKEARVFASSPPAISGLGSSAGFDMELQDHAGAGHTALMAARDKLLALAGNDPGLTRVRHNGLDDSPQLQVDIDQRKAQALGVSINDINDTLQTAWGSSYVNDFMDRGRVKKVYVQSAAPFRMLPDDINRWFVRNNAGGMVPFSAFANSHWESGSPRLERYNGYSAVEIVGEAAPGVSTGTAMDTMEKLVQQLPAGFGLEWTAMSYQERLSGAQAPALYALSLLVVFLCLAALYESWSVPFSVMLVVPLGVVGALLATWMRGLENDVYFQVGLLTVIGLSAKNAILIVEFANEMNAKGHELMAATLHACRQRLRPILMTSLAFVFGVLPMATSTGAGSSSQHAVGTGVMGGMISATILAIYFVPLFFVLVRRRFPLKERPE, from the coding sequence ATGGCGAATTTCTTCATCGATCGCCCCATTTTTGCCTGGGTGCTTGCCATCCTGTTGTGTCTGACAGGTGTCCTGGCGATTACTTCACTTCCCGTTGAGCAATACCCCGACCTGGCACCGCCGAACGTGCGCGTCACCGCCAACTATCCCGGCGCGTCGGCACAAACGCTGGAAAATACCGTGACGCAGGTTATCGAGCAGAACATGACGGGTCTGGATAACCTGATGTACATGTCCTCGCAAAGTAGCGCCACGGGTCAGGCGACGGTGACCCTGAGCTTTAAGGCGGGTACCGATCCGGACGAAGCGGTACAGCAGGTCCAAAACCAGCTGCAGTCGGCCATGCGCAAGCTGCCCCAGGCGGTGCAGAACCAGGGCGTGACCGTGCGTAAAACTGGCGATACCAACATATTGACCATCGCGTTTGTCTCGACAGATGGCTCGATGGATAAACAGGACATCGCGGACTACGTCGCCAGTAATATTCAGGATCCTATCAGCCGGATTAACGGCGTCGGGGATATCGACGCCTACGGCTCACAATACTCCATGCGTATCTGGCTCGATCCCAACAAGCTGAACAGCTACCAGATGACGGCAACCGACGTGACGGATGCCATTAAAGCCCAGAACGCCCAGATTGCAGTGGGGCAACTGGGGGGAACGCCTTCCGTTGATAAGCAAGCCCTGAACGCCACCATTAATTCGCAATCCCTGCTGCAGACGCCGGACCAGTTCCGCAATATCACCCTGCGCGTGAATCAGGACGGGTCGGAAGTGCGTCTGGGCGATGTCGCCACGGTGGAAATGGGGGCGGAGAAATACGACTACCTGAGCCGCTTTAACGGCAATCAGGCCTCCGGCCTGGGGATTAAACTGGCCTCCGGCGCGAACGAAATGGCGACGGCGAAACTGGTGTTAGATCGTCTGGACGAGCTGTCGCAGTATTTCCCGCACGGGCTGGAGTATAAAGTCGCCTATGAAACCACCTCCTTCGTTAAAGCGTCGATTGAGGACGTGGTGAAGACCCTGCTGGAAGCCATCGCGCTGGTGTTCCTGGTCATGTACCTGTTCCTGCAAAACTTCCGCGCGACGCTGATCCCCACCATTGCCGTCCCGGTGGTGCTGCTGGGGACCTTTGCGGTGCTGTACGCGTTCGGGTACAGCATTAATACCCTGACGATGTTTGCCATGGTGCTGGCGATTGGCCTTCTGGTGGATGATGCCATCGTGGTGGTTGAAAACGTCGAGCGCATCATGAGCGAAGAAGGACTCACTCCGCGCCAGGCGACGCGCAAATCCATGGGGCAAATTCAGGGGGCGTTAGTCGGGATTGCGATGGTGCTGTCGGCCGTCTTTATCCCGATGGCCTTCTTTGGCGGCACTACCGGGGCGATTTACCGTCAGTTCTCGATAACCATTGTCTCGGCGATGGTGCTCTCCGTGCTGGTGGCGCTGATCCTCACCCCCGCGCTGTGCGCCACCATTCTGAAACCGCTGCACAAAGGGGAGCATCACGGTCAGAAAGGCTTCTTCGGCTGGTTTAACCGGATGTTCAACCGCAACGCCGCGCGGTATGAATCTGCCGTCGGTCGCGTACTGCATCGCAGCCTGCGCTGGATGATGATTTACGTTGTGCTGCTGGGCGGCATGGTCTGGCTGTTCCTGCACCTGCCCACCTCGTTCCTGCCGATGGAAGACCGGGGGATGTTCACCACCTCGGTGCAGCTTCCGAGCGGCGCAACGCAGCAGCAGACGCTGAAAGTGGTCCAGAAAGTAGAACAGTACTTCTTCACCAAAGAGAAAGATAACGTGGTGTCGGTCTTCTCCACCGTCGGCTCCGGTCCGGGCGGGAACGGTCAGAACGTCGCCCGCATGTTCGTCCGTCTGAAGGACTGGGACGAGCGCGATACCAGAACGGGAACGTCATTTGCCATCATTGAACGTGCGACTAAAGCCTTTGCGCACATCAAAGAGGCGCGCGTCTTTGCCAGCAGTCCGCCGGCGATAAGCGGGCTGGGCAGTTCTGCCGGTTTCGATATGGAGCTGCAGGATCACGCAGGGGCGGGCCACACGGCGCTGATGGCGGCACGCGATAAGCTGCTAGCGCTGGCGGGCAACGATCCGGGCCTGACCCGCGTTCGCCATAACGGTCTTGATGATAGTCCACAGCTCCAGGTGGATATCGATCAGCGTAAGGCACAGGCGCTGGGCGTCTCGATCAACGATATCAATGACACCCTGCAGACGGCGTGGGGCTCGAGCTATGTGAATGACTTTATGGACCGCGGCCGCGTGAAAAAAGTGTATGTCCAGTCCGCCGCGCCGTTCCGCATGCTCCCGGACGATATAAACCGCTGGTTTGTCAGGAATAACGCTGGCGGCATGGTGCCATTCTCCGCCTTTGCTAATTCGCACTGGGAGAGCGGCTCGCCGCGCCTGGAGCGCTATAACGGCTATTCTGCGGTTGAAATCGTCGGGGAAGCCGCGCCGGGCGTCAGTACCGGTACCGCCATGGACACCATGGAAAAACTGGTGCAGCAGTTGCCCGCCGGTTTTGGTCTCGAGTGGACGGCCATGTCTTACCAGGAGCGTCTCTCCGGGGCGCAGGCCCCTGCGCTTTACGCGCTCTCTCTGCTGGTGGTCTTCCTCTGCCTTGCCGCACTGTATGAGAGCTGGTCGGTCCCGTTCTCGGTCATGCTGGTGGTACCCCTTGGGGTTGTCGGTGCGCTGCTGGCGACCTGGATGCGCGGCCTGGAGAACGATGTCTACTTCCAGGTGGGCCTGCTCACCGTTATTGGGCTGTCGGCGAAAAACGCCATTCTGATCGTTGAGTTTGCCAACGAGATGAATGCCAAAGGCCACGAGCTGATGGCCGCTACGCTGCACGCCTGCCGTCAGCGCCTGCGTCCGATCCTGATGACGTCGCTGGCGTTTGTCTTTGGTGTTCTGCCAATGGCAACCAGCACGGGCGCGGGCTCCAGCAGCCAGCATGCGGTCGGGACCGGGGTGATGGGCGGCATGATTTCGGCCACCATTCTGGCCATTTACTTCGTTCCGCTGTTCTTTGTGCTGGTGCGTCGCCGCTTCCCGCTGAAGGAACGTCCTGAGTAA
- a CDS encoding YpfN family protein, with protein sequence MDWLSKYWWILVLVFLVGVLLNVIKDLKRVDHKKFLANKPDLPPHRDFNDKWDDDDDWPKKDQKK encoded by the coding sequence ATGGATTGGCTTTCAAAGTACTGGTGGATTCTGGTGTTGGTTTTTCTGGTTGGCGTATTGCTGAACGTGATTAAAGACCTTAAGCGCGTTGACCATAAAAAATTTCTCGCCAACAAACCGGACCTTCCCCCGCACCGTGATTTTAACGATAAGTGGGACGATGACGACGACTGGCCGAAGAAAGACCAGAAGAAGTAA
- the dapE gene encoding succinyl-diaminopimelate desuccinylase: MSCPVIELTQQLIRRPSLSPDDAGCQALMIERLRAIGFTVERMDFGDTQNFWAWRGQGETLAFAGHTDVVPAGDADRWINPPFEPTIRDGMLFGRGAADMKGSLAAMVVAAERFVAQHPNHKNRLAFLVTSDEEASAHNGTVKVVEALMARNERLDYCLVGEPSSTEVVGDVVKNGRRGSLTCNLTIHGVQGHVAYPHLADNPVHRAAPMLNELVGIEWDKGNEFFPPTSMQIANVKAGTGSNNVIPGDYFVQFNFRFSTELTDEMIKARVIALLEKYQLRYTVEWWLSGQPFLTQRGKLVDAVVNAIEHYNEIKPQLLTTGGTSDGRFIARMGAQVVELGPVNATIHKINECVNAADLQLLARMYQRIMEQLVA; encoded by the coding sequence ATGTCATGCCCGGTCATTGAGCTGACTCAGCAGCTTATTCGCCGTCCTTCCCTTAGCCCGGACGACGCAGGTTGTCAGGCTCTTATGATTGAACGCCTGCGTGCCATCGGTTTTACCGTTGAACGCATGGATTTTGGCGATACCCAGAACTTCTGGGCGTGGCGCGGACAGGGCGAAACGCTGGCCTTTGCCGGGCATACTGACGTCGTTCCCGCCGGTGACGCGGATCGCTGGATTAACCCGCCGTTTGAGCCGACCATTCGCGATGGCATGCTGTTTGGTCGCGGCGCGGCAGACATGAAAGGCTCTCTGGCGGCGATGGTCGTAGCGGCAGAGCGCTTTGTGGCGCAGCATCCGAACCACAAAAACCGTCTCGCGTTTTTGGTCACCTCCGACGAAGAAGCCAGCGCCCATAACGGTACCGTAAAGGTCGTTGAAGCGCTGATGGCGCGCAACGAGCGTCTCGACTACTGCCTGGTCGGTGAGCCGTCCAGTACCGAAGTGGTGGGTGATGTCGTCAAAAACGGGCGCCGTGGCTCGCTGACCTGTAACCTGACCATTCACGGCGTTCAGGGGCACGTTGCGTATCCGCATCTGGCCGATAACCCGGTACATCGCGCTGCGCCGATGCTGAACGAACTGGTGGGCATCGAGTGGGATAAAGGCAACGAATTCTTCCCACCAACCAGCATGCAGATTGCGAACGTCAAGGCCGGGACCGGCAGCAACAACGTGATCCCGGGTGATTACTTCGTCCAGTTTAACTTCCGCTTCAGCACCGAACTGACCGATGAGATGATCAAGGCGCGCGTTATCGCCCTGCTGGAAAAATATCAGCTGCGCTACACCGTGGAGTGGTGGCTTTCCGGCCAGCCGTTCCTGACGCAGCGCGGTAAGCTGGTGGATGCGGTGGTGAACGCCATCGAGCACTATAATGAAATTAAGCCACAGCTGCTGACAACGGGTGGCACTTCAGACGGACGCTTTATCGCCCGTATGGGCGCCCAGGTTGTCGAACTGGGGCCAGTAAACGCAACCATTCATAAAATAAATGAGTGTGTCAATGCGGCAGATTTGCAACTGCTGGCCCGTATGTATCAACGTATTATGGAGCAACTCGTCGCCTGA
- the ypfM gene encoding protein YpfM, whose protein sequence is MIERELGNWKDFIEGMLRK, encoded by the coding sequence ATGATTGAACGTGAACTGGGGAACTGGAAAGATTTTATCGAAGGCATGCTTCGTAAATGA
- the nudK gene encoding GDP-mannose pyrophosphatase NudK, translated as MTLKIDVIKDKILSENYFVLRNITYDLTRNNGEVIRHKREVYDRGNGATILLYNREKRSVVLIRQFRVATWVNGNPDGRLIETCAGLLDDDEPEVCIRKEAVEETGFEVGEVKKVFELFMSPGGVTEIVHFFIAEYSDAQRTHRGGGVEDEDIEVLELPFARALEMVRTGEIRDGKAVILLQYLQTTGLMNTPFERI; from the coding sequence ATGACCCTGAAAATTGACGTTATCAAAGACAAAATTCTCTCTGAAAACTACTTTGTCCTGCGTAACATCACCTATGATCTTACACGTAACAACGGTGAAGTGATCCGCCACAAACGCGAGGTCTACGACCGTGGCAATGGAGCAACTATTCTGCTCTATAACCGTGAAAAGCGGAGCGTGGTGCTGATCCGCCAGTTCAGGGTGGCGACATGGGTCAATGGCAACCCTGACGGACGTCTGATTGAAACCTGCGCGGGCCTGCTCGATGATGATGAACCGGAAGTCTGCATCCGCAAAGAGGCCGTTGAAGAAACCGGCTTCGAAGTGGGCGAGGTCAAAAAGGTCTTCGAGCTGTTTATGTCGCCCGGCGGCGTGACGGAAATCGTCCATTTCTTCATCGCGGAATACAGCGACGCGCAGCGCACTCACCGGGGCGGTGGCGTCGAGGATGAAGATATCGAAGTGCTGGAGCTTCCTTTTGCCCGAGCGCTGGAGATGGTGCGAACAGGAGAAATCAGGGACGGTAAGGCGGTGATATTACTGCAGTATTTACAGACTACCGGGCTGATGAATACCCCTTTCGAACGGATATAG
- a CDS encoding DUF1176 domain-containing protein, whose product MRYSVFLFSLFWVLLAPQVRAAPAQQAFSDWQVTCNNQNFCLARNTGEHRGLVMTLTRSAGAKTDATLRIDLGGLDTPSVKEPEIAPRLLLDNIPLKLDKQRWQLTPWHLKTDDAATITAFLKNIQEGKSLTLRGGKQVISLSGLKAALLFIDAQQKRVGSETAWIKKGDDPPLSVPPAPALKKVAVVNPTPTPLSHAELNDLLDYGTGRMNSSQCSLDPNRREVRVTALTDDKALLIVSCEAGAYNTVDLAWLVSREKPFTARSVRLRLPFTPSSDGSEMELMNASFDEKTRELTTLALGRGMGDCGIQTRWRFDGQRFRLVRYAEEPSCDNWNGPDAWPTLWITR is encoded by the coding sequence ATGCGCTACAGCGTCTTTTTATTTTCCCTGTTTTGGGTGCTCCTCGCGCCGCAGGTGCGGGCTGCACCCGCGCAGCAAGCCTTTTCTGACTGGCAGGTGACCTGCAATAACCAGAACTTTTGCCTTGCCCGCAACACGGGCGAACATCGTGGTCTGGTCATGACGCTCACCCGAAGCGCCGGGGCGAAAACGGATGCCACGCTGCGTATCGATCTCGGCGGTCTTGATACTCCCTCCGTTAAAGAGCCTGAGATTGCTCCCCGCCTGCTGCTGGATAACATTCCTCTGAAGCTCGACAAACAGCGCTGGCAGCTCACGCCCTGGCATCTGAAAACGGACGATGCGGCCACCATCACCGCCTTTCTGAAAAACATCCAGGAAGGGAAGTCCCTGACCCTGCGCGGCGGTAAGCAGGTCATTTCACTGAGCGGTCTGAAAGCCGCGCTGCTGTTCATTGATGCGCAGCAAAAGCGCGTCGGCAGCGAAACCGCGTGGATCAAGAAAGGTGACGATCCGCCGTTAAGCGTTCCGCCCGCACCCGCCTTAAAAAAGGTGGCGGTTGTCAATCCGACCCCGACGCCACTCTCCCACGCCGAACTGAACGACCTGCTGGACTATGGTACCGGACGGATGAACAGCAGCCAGTGTTCGCTGGATCCTAACCGCCGGGAAGTGCGCGTCACCGCGTTAACCGATGACAAAGCGCTGCTGATCGTCAGCTGCGAGGCGGGGGCCTATAACACGGTCGATCTGGCGTGGCTGGTATCACGTGAAAAACCGTTCACCGCCCGCAGCGTCAGGCTGCGTCTGCCGTTTACGCCGTCAAGCGACGGCAGTGAGATGGAGTTGATGAACGCCAGCTTCGATGAGAAGACGCGCGAGCTGACAACGCTCGCGCTGGGACGCGGTATGGGCGATTGTGGGATCCAGACGCGCTGGCGTTTTGACGGCCAGCGTTTCCGCCTGGTGCGCTACGCCGAGGAGCCCAGCTGCGACAACTGGAATGGGCCAGATGCCTGGCCCACGCTGTGGATTACGCGGTAG
- a CDS encoding ArsC family reductase, translating into MVVMYGIKNCDTIKKARRWLEANSVEYRFHDYRADGLDAEFLHSAIRELGWEALLNTRGTTWRKLDDSLRASIKDADSAAKLMLEMPAIIKRPLLCAPGQPMLLGFSETLYSDFFR; encoded by the coding sequence ATGGTTGTGATGTACGGCATTAAAAATTGCGACACCATCAAAAAAGCCCGCCGCTGGCTGGAAGCAAACAGCGTGGAGTACCGCTTCCACGATTACCGTGCCGATGGGCTCGATGCAGAATTCCTGCATAGCGCTATTCGCGAACTGGGCTGGGAAGCCCTGCTGAATACCCGCGGTACCACCTGGCGTAAACTGGACGACTCTCTGCGCGCCAGCATCAAAGATGCCGACAGCGCGGCAAAACTGATGCTCGAGATGCCGGCAATTATCAAACGCCCATTGCTCTGCGCGCCAGGGCAGCCTATGCTGCTGGGTTTCAGTGAAACCCTTTATTCCGACTTTTTTCGTTGA
- the narQ gene encoding nitrate/nitrite two-component system sensor histidine kinase NarQ, with translation MTVKRPVSGSLAWAFFSIIVLSVLTSTVALLTLASSQRDAEAINIAGSLRMQSYRLGYEMQRNSPSLAAHRESWQQTLGAPALQKLNRWYVPDNVKARYQQLHVAWQEMDAHIARGDSAWYQHNIEDFVGRIDAFVLALQHYTEHKIQTVTLLSLAGALGILLLTLFTLRRIRRQVVLPLNNLVAASERVERGEFATPAPDSALPNELGQLSRAFNHMSAELDTLYRSLEASVAEKTRHLHEAHQQLDMLFKCSQALNTGQIDSHCFRHILQIVHDYTQMNYLELRTSDDWRLCEGKESRGIPLQNLPVLMQDTLYGELRWQSETDSVPLPLMRSVATMLGRGLYFNQAQKHYQQLLLMEERATIARELHDSLAQVLSYLRIQLALLKRAVPEENTPAQTIISDFSRELNNAWQQLRELLTTFRLTLNHANLPAALQESLDVLQSQTQAKLHLDCRLSSLALDAQKQVHLLQIVREAVLNAIKHAQASEIAVNCVTAANGTHCVSIRDNGIGIGEASEPPGHYGLNIMRERAQRLGGTLHFSQPQNGGTLVSVTFPVPTPLTGK, from the coding sequence GTGACCGTTAAACGACCCGTTTCCGGAAGCCTTGCCTGGGCTTTCTTTTCGATCATTGTCTTATCCGTGCTGACCAGCACCGTCGCGCTGCTGACGCTGGCCAGCAGCCAGCGTGATGCCGAAGCCATTAATATCGCCGGCTCGCTGCGCATGCAGAGCTATCGTCTGGGCTACGAGATGCAGCGCAACAGCCCTTCCCTTGCTGCACATCGCGAGAGCTGGCAACAGACGCTCGGCGCGCCTGCGCTGCAGAAGCTGAACCGCTGGTACGTTCCGGACAATGTTAAAGCACGCTACCAGCAGCTGCACGTGGCCTGGCAGGAGATGGATGCTCACATCGCCCGCGGCGACAGCGCGTGGTATCAACACAATATTGAAGATTTTGTCGGCCGCATTGATGCCTTTGTCCTCGCCCTTCAGCACTACACCGAACATAAAATTCAGACGGTGACCCTGCTTTCCCTGGCAGGCGCTCTCGGGATCCTGCTGCTGACGCTGTTTACCCTGCGACGCATCCGTCGCCAGGTGGTGCTGCCGCTTAACAATCTGGTGGCGGCCAGCGAACGGGTTGAGCGCGGGGAATTTGCAACCCCGGCGCCGGATTCCGCCCTGCCGAATGAGCTGGGCCAGCTCTCCCGCGCCTTCAACCACATGTCCGCCGAATTAGATACGCTCTACCGTTCGCTTGAGGCTTCGGTCGCGGAAAAAACGCGGCACCTGCACGAAGCCCACCAGCAGCTCGACATGCTGTTCAAGTGCTCGCAGGCGCTGAATACCGGCCAGATAGACAGCCACTGTTTCCGGCATATCCTGCAGATTGTCCATGACTATACGCAGATGAATTATCTGGAGCTGCGCACCAGCGACGACTGGCGGCTGTGTGAAGGGAAGGAGTCCAGGGGGATCCCTCTACAAAACCTGCCGGTACTGATGCAGGACACCCTTTACGGCGAGCTGCGCTGGCAAAGCGAAACGGACAGCGTCCCCCTTCCGCTGATGCGAAGCGTGGCGACCATGCTCGGGCGCGGGCTGTACTTTAACCAGGCGCAAAAACATTACCAGCAGCTGCTGCTGATGGAAGAGCGCGCCACCATCGCCCGCGAGCTGCACGATTCGCTGGCGCAGGTGCTGTCGTATCTGCGCATTCAGCTTGCGCTGCTCAAACGCGCCGTGCCGGAGGAAAATACTCCGGCGCAGACCATCATCTCCGACTTCTCCCGCGAGCTGAACAACGCCTGGCAGCAGCTGCGCGAACTGCTCACTACCTTCCGCCTGACGCTGAACCACGCGAATTTACCCGCGGCGCTACAGGAGTCCCTCGACGTCCTGCAGAGCCAGACGCAGGCTAAGCTGCATCTCGACTGTCGCCTCTCCTCGCTGGCGCTGGACGCGCAAAAGCAGGTGCATCTTTTACAGATCGTGCGTGAGGCCGTGCTGAACGCCATTAAGCACGCGCAGGCCAGCGAAATCGCGGTGAACTGCGTGACGGCAGCGAACGGTACGCACTGCGTCAGCATTCGTGACAACGGGATCGGAATTGGCGAGGCCAGCGAGCCGCCGGGACACTACGGGCTGAACATTATGCGTGAACGCGCGCAACGGCTTGGGGGAACACTACACTTTTCACAGCCGCAAAACGGCGGCACGCTGGTCAGCGTGACGTTCCCGGTGCCCACACCGTTAACAGGTAAATAA